One genomic segment of Helianthus annuus cultivar XRQ/B chromosome 14, HanXRQr2.0-SUNRISE, whole genome shotgun sequence includes these proteins:
- the LOC110903973 gene encoding inositol hexakisphosphate and diphosphoinositol-pentakisphosphate kinase VIP2 isoform X1: MVKGRKSNGGKKKKVIVGVCVMEKKVKCGPEVFSAPMGQILERLQAFGEFEIIYFGDRVILEEPIERWPICDCLIAFHSSGYPLEKAEAYAALRRPFLVNELEPQHLLHDRRKVYECLEMCGIPVPRYAAVNRDKPYEDLEYFVEEEDFVEVHGQRFWKPFVEKPVHGDDHRIMIYYPSSAGGGMKELFRKVGNRSSEFHPEVRRVRRDGSYIYEEFMPTGGTDVKVYTVGAEYAHAEARKSPVVDGVVMRNPDGKEVRYPVLLTPTEKQMAREVCNAFRQGVCGFDLLRCEGRSYVCDVNGWSFVKNSYKYYDDAACVLRKLFLDAKAPHLSTTIPPVLPWKVNEPAQPCEGLTRQGSGIIGSFGQSEELRCVIAIIRHGDRTAKQKVKLKVTEEKLLNLMLKYNGGRPRAETKLKSAVQLQDLLDATRILVPRARLGPGSDSEAEDIEHAEKLRQVKAVLEEGGHFSGIYRKVQLKPLKWVKVAKGDTEEERPIEALMVLKYGGVLTHAGRKQAEELGRYFRNNMYPGEGTGLLRLHSTYRHDLKIYSSDEGRVQMSAAAFAKGLLDLEGQLTPILVSLVSKDSSMLDGLDNASIEMEEAKARLNELITSGVKAAQANGSSKQPWMVDGAGLPPNASELLPTLVKLTKKVTEQVRLLAKDEDEELAETTSYDVIPPYDQARALGKTNIDIDRIAAGLPCGSEGFLLMYARWRKLERDLYNERKDRYDITQIPDVYDSCKYDLLHNAHLNIDGLDELFKVAQLLADGVIPNEYGINPMQKLKIGSKIARRLLGKILIDLRNTREEAINVAELKNQCQSSTTSNKNVKEHTDHQPKSKNEESRRTSFTSDKSMDQDEDEEIKYRLDPKYANVKTPERHVRTRLYFTSESHIHSLMNVLRYSNLDESLQGEASLICDNGLERLLKTKELDYMSYIVLRMFENTEVHLEDPKRFRLEMTFSRGADLSPLEKTDTEAASLHQEHTLPIMGPERLQEVGAYLTLDKMEEMVRPFAMPAEDFPPPSIPQGFSGYFKSAGVLERLVNLWPFHKHANGNASK; encoded by the exons ATGGTGAAAGGAAGGAAGAGTAATGGcggcaagaagaagaaagtgataGTCGGTGTTTGTGTAATGGAAAAGAAGGTGAAATGCGGCCCCGAG GTTTTCTCGGCTCCGATGGGGCAAATACTGGAGAGGCTGCAAGCGTTTGGTGAATTTGAG ATAATCTATTTTGGGGACAGAGTTATCCTGGAAGAACCTATAGAAAG GTGGCCAATATGTGATTGTTTGATTGCTTTCCATTCCTCTGGATATCCGCTTGAAAAAGCTGAAGCATATGCTGCACTAAGGAG ACCGTTCCTTGTAAACGAACTGGAACCTCAGCACCTTCTTCATGACCGAAGGAAAGTGTATGAG TGCCTCGAAATGTGTGGAATCCCAGTCCCAAGATACGCAGCTGTAAACAGGGACAAACCATATGAAGATTTGGAATATTTTGTTGAGGAAGAAGATTTTGTCGAGGTTCATGGGCAGCGATTTTGGAAGCCTTTTGTGGAGAAACCAGTTCATG GTGATGATCACAGAATAATGATATATTACCCCAGCTCAGCAGGGGGTGGCATGAAAGAATTGTTTCGCAAG GTTGGTAACAGATCAAGTGAGTTCCATCCAGAGGTCAGAAGAGTGAGACGTGACGGTTCTTATATATACGAGGAGTTTATGCCAACTGGAGGAACAGATGTTAAG GTGTATACAGTTGGTGCAGAGTATGCACATGCCGAGGCAAGAAAATCCCCGGTTGTTGACGGTGTCGTGATGCGAAATCCAGATGGCAAAGAA GTTAGGTATCCTGTGCTTCTTACCCCAACTGAGAAGCAAATGGCAAGAGAAGTTTGCAATGCGTTTAGGCAAGgg GTGTGTGGATTTGATCTCCTGCGTTGTGAAGGCCGTTCATATGTTTGTGATGTGAACGGTTGGAGCTTTGTTAAAAACTCCTACAA ATATTACGATGATGCGGCTTGTGTGTTGAGAAAGTTGTTTCTAGACGCAAAAGCTCCCCATCTTTCAACAACGATTCCACCGGTTTTGCCATGGAAGGTCAATGAGCCAGCTCAGCCTTGTGAGGGGCTAACGCGTCAGGGAAGCGGGATCATCGGCTCGTTTGGACAGTCCGAGGAGCTACGTTGTGTGATAGCTATAATTCGTCA TGGCGATAGAACTGCAAAGCAAAAGGTAAAGTTGAAGGTCACTGAGGAAAAATTGTTGAATTTAATGCTCAAGTACAATGGGGGAAGACCTAGAGCTGAG ACAAAACTCAAGAGTGCGGTACAATTGCAAGACTTGTTAGATGCTACACGGATATTAGTACCCCGTGCTAG ACTTGGTCCTGGAAGTGATAGTGAGGCGGAAGACATTGAACATGCAGAAAAGCTTCGTCAAGTTAAAGCAGTTCTTGAAGAg GGTGGTCATTTCTCCGGCATTTATCGGAAGGTTCAGCTTAAACCACTCAAGTGGGTTAAAGTTGCGAAAGGTGATACTGAAGAAGAACGCCCCATTGAAGCCCTCATGGTTCTCAAATATGGAGGTGTTCTTACACATGCTGGCCGGAAACAG GCTGAAGAACTTGGCAGATATTTCCGCAACAATATGTATCCAG GTGAAGGTACTGGACTGCTTCGTCTCCACAGTACATACCGGCATGACCTTAAGATTTACAGCTCTGATGAGGGCCGTGTACAG ATGTCGGCTGCTGCATTTGCTAAGGGGCTTTTAGACTTAGAAGGACAATTAACACCAATATTG GTTTCACTTGTTAGCAAGGACTCATCAATGTTAGACGGACTTGATAATGCAAGTATTGAGATGGAAGAAGCTAAG GCTAGATTGAATGAGTTGATAACATCCGGAGTTAAGGCGGCACAGGCAAATGGATCATCTAAACAACCGTGGATGGTTGACGGGGCTGGACTTCCACCGAACGCTTCCGAGCTTCTACCTACACTA GTGAAACTGACAAAAAAAGTTACAGAACAAGTAAGATTACTAGCAAAAGACGAAGACGAGGAGCTTGCTGAGACCACCTCATATGACGTAATTCCACCGTACGATCAAGCAAGAGCACTTGGTAAAACTAATATAGATATCGATCGAATTGCTGCTGGATTACCTTGTGGGAGTGAAGGCTTTCTTTTAATGTATGCACGCTGGAGAAAACTGGAACGTGATTTGTATAACGAACGCAAGGA TAGATACGACATAACGCAAATTCCAGATGTATATGACTCGTGCAA GTATGATCTTTTGCACAATGCACATCTAAATATAGATGGTCTAGATGAGCTCTTCAAAGTTGCTCAG TTGCTTGCTGATGGTGTTATTCCGAATGAGTATGGCATCAATCCCATGCAGAAATTGAAGATAGGCTCCAAG ATTGCTAGACGCTTATTGGGTAAAATCTTGATCGATTTGAGAAATACACGAGAAGAAGCCATCAATGTTGCAGAACTAAAGAATCAATGTCAAAGCTCAACAACCTCCAACAAGAATGTGAAAGAACATACAGATCATCAACCAAAATCTAAGAATGAAGAATCAAGAAGAACTAGCTTCACTAGTGATAAGTCAATGGATCAGGATGAAGACGAGGAGATAAAATACCGTTTGGATCCAAA ATATGCTAATGTGAAGACACCCGAGAGACACGTCCGAACCCGCCTTTACTTTACATCG GAATCTCACATCCACTCATTGATGAATGTTCTTCGTTACTCTAACTTAGATGAATCTCTTCAAGGGGAGGCCAGCCTCATTTGCGACAATGGTTTGGAACGCCTTTTGAAAACAAAGGAACTTGATTACATGAGTTATATCGTTTTAAGGATGTTTGAAAATACCGAGGTACATTTGGAAGACCCCAAAAGGTTTCGTCTTGAGATGACTTTTAGCCGCGGTGCAGATTTATCCCCCTTGGAG AAAACCGACACGGAGGCAGCTTCACTGCACCAGGAGCACACATTGCCAATAATGGGTCCAGAAAGGCTGCAAGAAGTAGGGGCGTATCTAACGCTCGATAAAATGGAGGAAATGGTCCGTCCCTTTGCAATGCCGGCAGAAGACTTCCCCCCGCCATCCATTCCTCAAGGGTTCTCGGGTTACTTTAAAAGTGCCGGGGTTTTGGAGCGTTTGGTAAACCTTTGGCCCTTTCACAAGCATGCAAATGGTAATGCCagtaaataa
- the LOC110903973 gene encoding inositol hexakisphosphate and diphosphoinositol-pentakisphosphate kinase VIP2 isoform X2: MVKGRKSNGGKKKKVIVGVCVMEKKVFSAPMGQILERLQAFGEFEIIYFGDRVILEEPIERWPICDCLIAFHSSGYPLEKAEAYAALRRPFLVNELEPQHLLHDRRKVYECLEMCGIPVPRYAAVNRDKPYEDLEYFVEEEDFVEVHGQRFWKPFVEKPVHGDDHRIMIYYPSSAGGGMKELFRKVGNRSSEFHPEVRRVRRDGSYIYEEFMPTGGTDVKVYTVGAEYAHAEARKSPVVDGVVMRNPDGKEVRYPVLLTPTEKQMAREVCNAFRQGVCGFDLLRCEGRSYVCDVNGWSFVKNSYKYYDDAACVLRKLFLDAKAPHLSTTIPPVLPWKVNEPAQPCEGLTRQGSGIIGSFGQSEELRCVIAIIRHGDRTAKQKVKLKVTEEKLLNLMLKYNGGRPRAETKLKSAVQLQDLLDATRILVPRARLGPGSDSEAEDIEHAEKLRQVKAVLEEGGHFSGIYRKVQLKPLKWVKVAKGDTEEERPIEALMVLKYGGVLTHAGRKQAEELGRYFRNNMYPGEGTGLLRLHSTYRHDLKIYSSDEGRVQMSAAAFAKGLLDLEGQLTPILVSLVSKDSSMLDGLDNASIEMEEAKARLNELITSGVKAAQANGSSKQPWMVDGAGLPPNASELLPTLVKLTKKVTEQVRLLAKDEDEELAETTSYDVIPPYDQARALGKTNIDIDRIAAGLPCGSEGFLLMYARWRKLERDLYNERKDRYDITQIPDVYDSCKYDLLHNAHLNIDGLDELFKVAQLLADGVIPNEYGINPMQKLKIGSKIARRLLGKILIDLRNTREEAINVAELKNQCQSSTTSNKNVKEHTDHQPKSKNEESRRTSFTSDKSMDQDEDEEIKYRLDPKYANVKTPERHVRTRLYFTSESHIHSLMNVLRYSNLDESLQGEASLICDNGLERLLKTKELDYMSYIVLRMFENTEVHLEDPKRFRLEMTFSRGADLSPLEKTDTEAASLHQEHTLPIMGPERLQEVGAYLTLDKMEEMVRPFAMPAEDFPPPSIPQGFSGYFKSAGVLERLVNLWPFHKHANGNASK, from the exons ATGGTGAAAGGAAGGAAGAGTAATGGcggcaagaagaagaaagtgataGTCGGTGTTTGTGTAATGGAAAAGAAG GTTTTCTCGGCTCCGATGGGGCAAATACTGGAGAGGCTGCAAGCGTTTGGTGAATTTGAG ATAATCTATTTTGGGGACAGAGTTATCCTGGAAGAACCTATAGAAAG GTGGCCAATATGTGATTGTTTGATTGCTTTCCATTCCTCTGGATATCCGCTTGAAAAAGCTGAAGCATATGCTGCACTAAGGAG ACCGTTCCTTGTAAACGAACTGGAACCTCAGCACCTTCTTCATGACCGAAGGAAAGTGTATGAG TGCCTCGAAATGTGTGGAATCCCAGTCCCAAGATACGCAGCTGTAAACAGGGACAAACCATATGAAGATTTGGAATATTTTGTTGAGGAAGAAGATTTTGTCGAGGTTCATGGGCAGCGATTTTGGAAGCCTTTTGTGGAGAAACCAGTTCATG GTGATGATCACAGAATAATGATATATTACCCCAGCTCAGCAGGGGGTGGCATGAAAGAATTGTTTCGCAAG GTTGGTAACAGATCAAGTGAGTTCCATCCAGAGGTCAGAAGAGTGAGACGTGACGGTTCTTATATATACGAGGAGTTTATGCCAACTGGAGGAACAGATGTTAAG GTGTATACAGTTGGTGCAGAGTATGCACATGCCGAGGCAAGAAAATCCCCGGTTGTTGACGGTGTCGTGATGCGAAATCCAGATGGCAAAGAA GTTAGGTATCCTGTGCTTCTTACCCCAACTGAGAAGCAAATGGCAAGAGAAGTTTGCAATGCGTTTAGGCAAGgg GTGTGTGGATTTGATCTCCTGCGTTGTGAAGGCCGTTCATATGTTTGTGATGTGAACGGTTGGAGCTTTGTTAAAAACTCCTACAA ATATTACGATGATGCGGCTTGTGTGTTGAGAAAGTTGTTTCTAGACGCAAAAGCTCCCCATCTTTCAACAACGATTCCACCGGTTTTGCCATGGAAGGTCAATGAGCCAGCTCAGCCTTGTGAGGGGCTAACGCGTCAGGGAAGCGGGATCATCGGCTCGTTTGGACAGTCCGAGGAGCTACGTTGTGTGATAGCTATAATTCGTCA TGGCGATAGAACTGCAAAGCAAAAGGTAAAGTTGAAGGTCACTGAGGAAAAATTGTTGAATTTAATGCTCAAGTACAATGGGGGAAGACCTAGAGCTGAG ACAAAACTCAAGAGTGCGGTACAATTGCAAGACTTGTTAGATGCTACACGGATATTAGTACCCCGTGCTAG ACTTGGTCCTGGAAGTGATAGTGAGGCGGAAGACATTGAACATGCAGAAAAGCTTCGTCAAGTTAAAGCAGTTCTTGAAGAg GGTGGTCATTTCTCCGGCATTTATCGGAAGGTTCAGCTTAAACCACTCAAGTGGGTTAAAGTTGCGAAAGGTGATACTGAAGAAGAACGCCCCATTGAAGCCCTCATGGTTCTCAAATATGGAGGTGTTCTTACACATGCTGGCCGGAAACAG GCTGAAGAACTTGGCAGATATTTCCGCAACAATATGTATCCAG GTGAAGGTACTGGACTGCTTCGTCTCCACAGTACATACCGGCATGACCTTAAGATTTACAGCTCTGATGAGGGCCGTGTACAG ATGTCGGCTGCTGCATTTGCTAAGGGGCTTTTAGACTTAGAAGGACAATTAACACCAATATTG GTTTCACTTGTTAGCAAGGACTCATCAATGTTAGACGGACTTGATAATGCAAGTATTGAGATGGAAGAAGCTAAG GCTAGATTGAATGAGTTGATAACATCCGGAGTTAAGGCGGCACAGGCAAATGGATCATCTAAACAACCGTGGATGGTTGACGGGGCTGGACTTCCACCGAACGCTTCCGAGCTTCTACCTACACTA GTGAAACTGACAAAAAAAGTTACAGAACAAGTAAGATTACTAGCAAAAGACGAAGACGAGGAGCTTGCTGAGACCACCTCATATGACGTAATTCCACCGTACGATCAAGCAAGAGCACTTGGTAAAACTAATATAGATATCGATCGAATTGCTGCTGGATTACCTTGTGGGAGTGAAGGCTTTCTTTTAATGTATGCACGCTGGAGAAAACTGGAACGTGATTTGTATAACGAACGCAAGGA TAGATACGACATAACGCAAATTCCAGATGTATATGACTCGTGCAA GTATGATCTTTTGCACAATGCACATCTAAATATAGATGGTCTAGATGAGCTCTTCAAAGTTGCTCAG TTGCTTGCTGATGGTGTTATTCCGAATGAGTATGGCATCAATCCCATGCAGAAATTGAAGATAGGCTCCAAG ATTGCTAGACGCTTATTGGGTAAAATCTTGATCGATTTGAGAAATACACGAGAAGAAGCCATCAATGTTGCAGAACTAAAGAATCAATGTCAAAGCTCAACAACCTCCAACAAGAATGTGAAAGAACATACAGATCATCAACCAAAATCTAAGAATGAAGAATCAAGAAGAACTAGCTTCACTAGTGATAAGTCAATGGATCAGGATGAAGACGAGGAGATAAAATACCGTTTGGATCCAAA ATATGCTAATGTGAAGACACCCGAGAGACACGTCCGAACCCGCCTTTACTTTACATCG GAATCTCACATCCACTCATTGATGAATGTTCTTCGTTACTCTAACTTAGATGAATCTCTTCAAGGGGAGGCCAGCCTCATTTGCGACAATGGTTTGGAACGCCTTTTGAAAACAAAGGAACTTGATTACATGAGTTATATCGTTTTAAGGATGTTTGAAAATACCGAGGTACATTTGGAAGACCCCAAAAGGTTTCGTCTTGAGATGACTTTTAGCCGCGGTGCAGATTTATCCCCCTTGGAG AAAACCGACACGGAGGCAGCTTCACTGCACCAGGAGCACACATTGCCAATAATGGGTCCAGAAAGGCTGCAAGAAGTAGGGGCGTATCTAACGCTCGATAAAATGGAGGAAATGGTCCGTCCCTTTGCAATGCCGGCAGAAGACTTCCCCCCGCCATCCATTCCTCAAGGGTTCTCGGGTTACTTTAAAAGTGCCGGGGTTTTGGAGCGTTTGGTAAACCTTTGGCCCTTTCACAAGCATGCAAATGGTAATGCCagtaaataa
- the LOC110903973 gene encoding inositol hexakisphosphate and diphosphoinositol-pentakisphosphate kinase VIP2 isoform X3, with translation MRNPDGKEVRYPVLLTPTEKQMAREVCNAFRQGVCGFDLLRCEGRSYVCDVNGWSFVKNSYKYYDDAACVLRKLFLDAKAPHLSTTIPPVLPWKVNEPAQPCEGLTRQGSGIIGSFGQSEELRCVIAIIRHGDRTAKQKVKLKVTEEKLLNLMLKYNGGRPRAETKLKSAVQLQDLLDATRILVPRARLGPGSDSEAEDIEHAEKLRQVKAVLEEGGHFSGIYRKVQLKPLKWVKVAKGDTEEERPIEALMVLKYGGVLTHAGRKQAEELGRYFRNNMYPGEGTGLLRLHSTYRHDLKIYSSDEGRVQMSAAAFAKGLLDLEGQLTPILVSLVSKDSSMLDGLDNASIEMEEAKARLNELITSGVKAAQANGSSKQPWMVDGAGLPPNASELLPTLVKLTKKVTEQVRLLAKDEDEELAETTSYDVIPPYDQARALGKTNIDIDRIAAGLPCGSEGFLLMYARWRKLERDLYNERKDRYDITQIPDVYDSCKYDLLHNAHLNIDGLDELFKVAQLLADGVIPNEYGINPMQKLKIGSKIARRLLGKILIDLRNTREEAINVAELKNQCQSSTTSNKNVKEHTDHQPKSKNEESRRTSFTSDKSMDQDEDEEIKYRLDPKYANVKTPERHVRTRLYFTSESHIHSLMNVLRYSNLDESLQGEASLICDNGLERLLKTKELDYMSYIVLRMFENTEVHLEDPKRFRLEMTFSRGADLSPLEKTDTEAASLHQEHTLPIMGPERLQEVGAYLTLDKMEEMVRPFAMPAEDFPPPSIPQGFSGYFKSAGVLERLVNLWPFHKHANGNASK, from the exons ATGCGAAATCCAGATGGCAAAGAA GTTAGGTATCCTGTGCTTCTTACCCCAACTGAGAAGCAAATGGCAAGAGAAGTTTGCAATGCGTTTAGGCAAGgg GTGTGTGGATTTGATCTCCTGCGTTGTGAAGGCCGTTCATATGTTTGTGATGTGAACGGTTGGAGCTTTGTTAAAAACTCCTACAA ATATTACGATGATGCGGCTTGTGTGTTGAGAAAGTTGTTTCTAGACGCAAAAGCTCCCCATCTTTCAACAACGATTCCACCGGTTTTGCCATGGAAGGTCAATGAGCCAGCTCAGCCTTGTGAGGGGCTAACGCGTCAGGGAAGCGGGATCATCGGCTCGTTTGGACAGTCCGAGGAGCTACGTTGTGTGATAGCTATAATTCGTCA TGGCGATAGAACTGCAAAGCAAAAGGTAAAGTTGAAGGTCACTGAGGAAAAATTGTTGAATTTAATGCTCAAGTACAATGGGGGAAGACCTAGAGCTGAG ACAAAACTCAAGAGTGCGGTACAATTGCAAGACTTGTTAGATGCTACACGGATATTAGTACCCCGTGCTAG ACTTGGTCCTGGAAGTGATAGTGAGGCGGAAGACATTGAACATGCAGAAAAGCTTCGTCAAGTTAAAGCAGTTCTTGAAGAg GGTGGTCATTTCTCCGGCATTTATCGGAAGGTTCAGCTTAAACCACTCAAGTGGGTTAAAGTTGCGAAAGGTGATACTGAAGAAGAACGCCCCATTGAAGCCCTCATGGTTCTCAAATATGGAGGTGTTCTTACACATGCTGGCCGGAAACAG GCTGAAGAACTTGGCAGATATTTCCGCAACAATATGTATCCAG GTGAAGGTACTGGACTGCTTCGTCTCCACAGTACATACCGGCATGACCTTAAGATTTACAGCTCTGATGAGGGCCGTGTACAG ATGTCGGCTGCTGCATTTGCTAAGGGGCTTTTAGACTTAGAAGGACAATTAACACCAATATTG GTTTCACTTGTTAGCAAGGACTCATCAATGTTAGACGGACTTGATAATGCAAGTATTGAGATGGAAGAAGCTAAG GCTAGATTGAATGAGTTGATAACATCCGGAGTTAAGGCGGCACAGGCAAATGGATCATCTAAACAACCGTGGATGGTTGACGGGGCTGGACTTCCACCGAACGCTTCCGAGCTTCTACCTACACTA GTGAAACTGACAAAAAAAGTTACAGAACAAGTAAGATTACTAGCAAAAGACGAAGACGAGGAGCTTGCTGAGACCACCTCATATGACGTAATTCCACCGTACGATCAAGCAAGAGCACTTGGTAAAACTAATATAGATATCGATCGAATTGCTGCTGGATTACCTTGTGGGAGTGAAGGCTTTCTTTTAATGTATGCACGCTGGAGAAAACTGGAACGTGATTTGTATAACGAACGCAAGGA TAGATACGACATAACGCAAATTCCAGATGTATATGACTCGTGCAA GTATGATCTTTTGCACAATGCACATCTAAATATAGATGGTCTAGATGAGCTCTTCAAAGTTGCTCAG TTGCTTGCTGATGGTGTTATTCCGAATGAGTATGGCATCAATCCCATGCAGAAATTGAAGATAGGCTCCAAG ATTGCTAGACGCTTATTGGGTAAAATCTTGATCGATTTGAGAAATACACGAGAAGAAGCCATCAATGTTGCAGAACTAAAGAATCAATGTCAAAGCTCAACAACCTCCAACAAGAATGTGAAAGAACATACAGATCATCAACCAAAATCTAAGAATGAAGAATCAAGAAGAACTAGCTTCACTAGTGATAAGTCAATGGATCAGGATGAAGACGAGGAGATAAAATACCGTTTGGATCCAAA ATATGCTAATGTGAAGACACCCGAGAGACACGTCCGAACCCGCCTTTACTTTACATCG GAATCTCACATCCACTCATTGATGAATGTTCTTCGTTACTCTAACTTAGATGAATCTCTTCAAGGGGAGGCCAGCCTCATTTGCGACAATGGTTTGGAACGCCTTTTGAAAACAAAGGAACTTGATTACATGAGTTATATCGTTTTAAGGATGTTTGAAAATACCGAGGTACATTTGGAAGACCCCAAAAGGTTTCGTCTTGAGATGACTTTTAGCCGCGGTGCAGATTTATCCCCCTTGGAG AAAACCGACACGGAGGCAGCTTCACTGCACCAGGAGCACACATTGCCAATAATGGGTCCAGAAAGGCTGCAAGAAGTAGGGGCGTATCTAACGCTCGATAAAATGGAGGAAATGGTCCGTCCCTTTGCAATGCCGGCAGAAGACTTCCCCCCGCCATCCATTCCTCAAGGGTTCTCGGGTTACTTTAAAAGTGCCGGGGTTTTGGAGCGTTTGGTAAACCTTTGGCCCTTTCACAAGCATGCAAATGGTAATGCCagtaaataa